The Chitinophaga pinensis DSM 2588 region AAGATCTGGGCCTGCCGATCCCGCAGGGTGGTAACCTGACAAAGTGGGCTGATAATGGGGTGCTGCTACTCAACGCAATGCTCACTGTACGGGCAAACGAGGCTGCTTCTCACAGCAAAATAGGTTGGGAGAGCTTCACGGACTCCGTGATCCGGAAAGTGTCTGATTTGAAGGAAAATGTGGTATTTATTCTTTGGGGACGTTTCGCACAGGATAAACAGGTCCTGATCGACGCTACCAAACACCATATCCTGAAAGCAGCCCATCCCTCGCCTTTTAGTGCCGATAAAGGCTTTTTTGGATGTAAACACTTCTCCAAGACGAATGAACTGCTGTCTAAGGCCGGTATTGAACCGGTGGA contains the following coding sequences:
- the ung gene encoding uracil-DNA glycosylase, producing MEVKIEPSWKEVLKDEFHKAYFEQIVMALKHEKAVGNTVYPPGNLIFNAFEHTPFDKVKVVLLGQDPYHGPNQAHGLCFSVQDGIKPPPSLVNIYKEMKEDLGLPIPQGGNLTKWADNGVLLLNAMLTVRANEAASHSKIGWESFTDSVIRKVSDLKENVVFILWGRFAQDKQVLIDATKHHILKAAHPSPFSADKGFFGCKHFSKTNELLSKAGIEPVDWRL